The proteins below come from a single Plodia interpunctella isolate USDA-ARS_2022_Savannah chromosome 21, ilPloInte3.2, whole genome shotgun sequence genomic window:
- the LOC128679385 gene encoding TWiK family of potassium channels protein 7-like: MLEEGSRDLSKRAYSKDAFTDEPKCCFSRPGLDDTKVFCCRCAHKRRASPLTCLAICFLVLTYNLLGGFLFLAIEGNTVTEETAVAASKPNLSQPQSISSDLRSKTVERLWSITEDLNILYKENWTKLAAKELMDFQKVLIKTIKGGVAIENRPSYDYEGDYRWTFSSSFLYALTLITTIGHGNIAPQSSVGKIVAVLYACVGIPIIMLYLSTIGEALARNFRVLYSKLCPSTLNAGGFHSKADCLSRYNHETERKFSDCDKKDYDRQRRTPFQAALNLDSFSGGYHWTCRNHTRVPIVLSLLLIALYIALGTVVFHTTEKWSFIDGYYFSFSSLATIGFGNLKPGLYASTVSAKAEDIAVGVCCIYILVGIVVIAMCFNLIQEDVSSIVRSFTALCTGGSKSRAVHSVEKICDDKIAMSVVS, translated from the exons ATGCTCGAGGAGGGCAGCCGCGACCTGTCCAAGCGCGCGTACTCCAAGGACGCGTTCACTGACGAACCCAAATGCTGCTTCTCCAGACCCGGCCTCGACGATACCAAGGTCTTCTGTTGTCGCTGCGCCCACAAACGAAGAGCCTCCCCCCTAACATGCCTGGCAATATGCTTCCTCGTACTAACCTACAACCTCCTAGGAGGCTTCCTCTTCCTAGCAATAGAAGGCAACACCGTCACGGAAGAAACAGCCGTAGCAGCATCAAAACCAAACTTAAGCCAACCCCAAAGCATCAGCTCCGATCTCCGATCAAAGACCGTGGAAAGACTCTGGTCTATAACTGAAGATctgaatattttgtacaaagaGAACTGGACCAAATTGGCCGCAAAAGAGCTGATGGACTTTCAAAAGGTTCTCATAAAGACTATAAAGGGAGGAGTGGCGATAGAGAATAGACCGTCGTATGATTACGAGGGAGATTACAGGTGGACGTTTTCCAGTAGCTTTTTGTACGCGTTGACACTTATTACTACTATAG GTCACGGCAACATAGCGCCACAATCATCAGTGGGCAAGATCGTCGCGGTGTTGTATGCCTGCGTCGGCATCCCAATCATTATGCTGTACCTGTCCACCATCGGGGAGGCTTTGGCGAGGAACTTCCGTGTCCTCTACTCCAAGCTGTGCCCCTCCACCCTCAACGCCGGCGGTTTCCATTCCAAGGCCGACTGTCTCAGCCGGTACAACCATGAAACCGAGCGCAAGTTCAGTGACTGTGATAAAAAAGACTACGACAGACAAAGACGAACCCCGTTCCAGGCAGCGCTAAATTTGGACAGTTTCAGTGGCGGTTATCATTGGACGTGTCGCAACCACACGCGAGTGCCCATTGTACTAAGTCTCCTCCTCATAGCTCTGTACATAGCGTTAGGGACTGTCGTGTTTCACACAACTGAAAAATGGAGCTTTATAGACGGTTACTACTTCTCATTCTCCAGTCTCGCCACAATCGGATTTGGGAACTTAAAACCTGGATTGTACGCGAGCACAGTGTCTGCTAAAGCAGAAGACATAGCTGTTGGAGTgtgttgtatttatattttagtcgGCATCGTTGTCATTGCcatgtgttttaatttaattcaagaaGATGTGAGTTCTATTGTAAGAAGTTTTACCGCTCTTTGTACAGGGGGTTCGAAATCCCGCGCGGTGCATAGTGTAGAGAAAATTTGCGATGATAAGATTGCTATGTCTGTAGTGTCCTGA